CTACACAGACACATGTAATGATGGGAATGTGCGTGGATGTTAAAATGGCATACCGTGGCGAAGCATTACGTTATTCCTTCGTGTGGAtaagaagaatgaaaaataagcatTCATAGCAGAGTGGGTACAGCTCCTGTCTTAAAAACCCAACTTCAAGTCCCTGCTCTTACTGTAGTTTCTCTAAGCaaagtactgaccctgaatAGTTCCAGAAAAAACCACCCAGATGTACAAATCCATAAGTAATAAagagtagcttaacattgcaagttgcttttcagaaaatgGTCAtctaactatatatatatatatatatatatatatgtaaaaatattttctcatatctccctttgttttgtttccttaaaCAATGAAACAGTGAAACTTTCTGCTTCCTCCAGTCCCATTCATACCATTGTGGTGTTCTACTATGCAGAAGGAATTTTTCGTCTGTATTTTTCCAAACAGGCAAGCGATGATGGTGAGAGTGTGGGAAACTGTCCCTTCTGCCATCGCCTGTTCATGATCCTCTTTCTGAAAGGGGTCAACTTTACTCTCACCACAGTTGACATGAAGAGGTGAGACTGCATATGCAATCTGGCTAACAGTTGTGAAGTAGGCCCTGCCCATAGTCCTTCTCTCAGGAAGAGCAATTCTGTCTGTGGGGAAACCTAGTGCTGTAATACAGCAGTTTGGACCTAGAACAGTGCCCTGGGGAACCCCTTCTCAATATGTGCGCAAATTCTGGTCATAGAATGTTCTTTTAACAGCAATGAATTCATAATTGAATTTATGGATATCTCTCTACAGTCGACTGCTTGGTAATCTGgttttttccatgaaatgttGTCGGCACCCTGGCATGCAGGCAAATGTCAGTCACATCAGAGAAAGCATGTACACGTACCTTCCTGGTTGGCATACCTCTCATTTATCTTACTTCCCAGAGCTCCAGAGGTTCTTAAAGACCTGGCCCCAGGCTCCCAGCCACCCTTCCTCATCTATAACAAAGAGGTGCACACAGATAACAACAAGATTGAGGAGTTCCTGGAGGCCACCCTGGCACCCCCACAGTGAGCAGCATCATAGTTTGTTTCAGATCATCAAATGTAATGGCAGTGGTTTTAATTGTACTACTGCTTATAAGGCTTGCATGATCAGGCTCATGTTGAATCATTTTACACAGTTTAATAAGTTTAGGCTACattaatcttatttttttatataagtgCAAAACACAGCGAGAAAGGAGCAGCTTTCTCATCAAAAAACCCATGGTTCCTTGTGGGGGTTTTACCTCTCTGCTGCAGGTACCCTAAGCTCGGCTGTCGCTACAAAGAGTCGAATGGTGCTGGAGACGACATCTTCCACAAGTTCTCTGCCTACATCAAGAACCCCAACCCTGGACTCAATGAAAGTTGGTGTCCTGCATTTCCATTCCTTTTACCTCCCATTGTGCCTCGCTCTTGCTTACTTCACATTCTTCTCTTGTTGCTTTCTCAGTGCTCGAAAAGAAGTTCCTTAAGAGTCTAGTTAAGCTCGACCAGTACCTGCTGACTCCACTTCCTTACGAACTGGACCAGAACCCCAACTTGAGCGAGTCAAAAAGGAAGTTCCTGGATGGCGATTCGCTTACGCTGGCAGACTGCAACTTGCTGCCCAAGCTCCACATTGTGAAGGTACGTCACGGTTCTCATCTCCTATCGGTTTCACACCCTCCCTTTGCTACCTCATGTTTAACCCTTGTGAGATCATCGAGTTCCTTCCATCTGTTCTGCCCTAAATAATTTTGAAACCAAAAGTCCTGTGTCCTTCACAGGTGGTGTGCAAGAAGTACCGAGATTTTGAGATTCCAGCAGCTCTGCAGGGCTTGACACGCTACCTGGCGGAGGTGTACAAACAGAGTGAATTCCGGAACACCTGTCCCAAGGACTCTGAAATTCTACTGGCGTACCACTCTGTGGCTAAATTCCTCAAAAGGTAGAGCGGGAGCGGGGCGGATAAAAAAAGAGGCAGGTCTGCGgtgaatgaaacagaaataatacCAGATTCCTGTAGGATGCTTTTTCACTAATGATGAAACAGCCCATTGTACCATATTACAGCAAAGGCTTATTTTCTTTTGCAATTCATTCTGTAAACTCTGGATTAATGCATTATTCACCCTGTAACCAGTTCTGACAGGGCtacacaaatacaaatatagtACTTGGTGGCGAtatgagcaaaagaaaaaagaaaaaattaaatggcttATTTCCTTGGACTCTGCAGCACCTCCGAGGCatataatatattaatgtaaattctTTTTCCCTGTAATGCTTTTTTCAATAGTGGTAATAAATATACTTTAAGGACAATAAAGCTTTATTGCTAGAATTAACCATAAGTGGTTTCAAAACCAGATTTTTCAATGCGAGGGCAGTTTCAGTCTCCTGGAACAAACTGTGTGCTGACTCCTGTTAAAGCAGCTATACGCTCATGAAATCTTTTAACAGATTCACAAATCCAGCAAGGTTAGTTTTGTGTAACTGTTAAGAAATAGTCTTTTAAAGaagcttttttatttgtaaGAAGCCCCTGCTTATTGTGTATGCATCTAAGTACACactattttcaaataaatagaGATAATCAGTTTCACTGGTAAAATCATCATATGAATGTCCTTCCcgaaaaaaatgtgaagagaACAAGCTGAGTCAACCCAAAACAAGTTCATGAAACAGGTTTATTACAAATGGATTATGAAAACTAAAAAGCACAGCTCCCAGAttcagtatatttaaaaaaaaaaaaaaattcagcacattattaaaataaataaaatatacagtttcCATGTCATTTTCAGCTATTCATGTTAGAGAAGTTGTTTAAAAGCATACATATAAATGCTTTCATATAGTGGTTTGATAAATTCACGCCGAGTGTTGTACAGTCACATGAAGACATGCAACTAAATCTGACCGAAGCCTGATCCTTCACTCCCACTAGTTGGGACTAACAAGTGTTGAAGTCAACatctgttttcttcttcatttcgATGCTCAGAGGTCATCACTGTCATCAAACGAGACTCCAGTTGCAGCCCTCTTTCTGGAGAAAATACACAGAGCAGTTGTTGGAGACATATGAGTTTGTTTGTGCATGTGTAGGTATGTTGGTATATGTACAAGGTGACTTCAAGAAAGATAACCTTCTCATTCCTGGGTTGATGAGGGAATCCCCAGGCGCACGCTTTCTGGCCGTAACAGCAGGTCCAGTATGTTGTCTCCTGGGCTCAAactctgagtgagtgagtgagtgagtaagagagagagagagagagagagagagagagagagagagaaagaaagaaaagcattttacaTTCCCGTCACTTCactcattattatcattaacctttattcagctgatgcctttacacaagacaacttacaatgttaattatacaactttacaattattttacccatatACAGAAAGGTCATCTTACAGCATTaattcatttcttaatttagcacttttctccaaagtgacagccAATGATTAAtaagtagtatttagctgacacctttacctAAGGTGACCTgcaatgctagatacacaacagcaggagtgggatttgaaccagggacaTTCTAATGCAAAGCAACAGCCCAACCCACTATGGTACATAATGGAATGAACGAGGCTAAAgccaattaaaaatgtacagttttctcTACAGTTTAATATAATGTTGTTAAATACACATACCTGCATACCCCCTTTGCTGGCTCTTCGCAGGACTGACGGATGCTGTGCAGGAGAATTACACAGATTAAATAAATTCGTGCAGACTTCTTTGTTGCTACATGTGGTGAGGTAAATGCATGAGAAAATCGTCGGCACGGACCCGTTTTCTCCACTCCCTCGCCAGTAGAGAGCGCAGGTGTGGTCAGCATTACCTGTGCTGTCCAGGTGACTCAGACTGTCAGCCATCTTGAAGAGCAGGTCTCTGAGCACCTCCCTGCCCTCGGGGTCACCGAGCCTGGGAAGAGCCAGGGTCAGAGTCCCTGGTGCGGATCCC
Above is a genomic segment from Scleropages formosus chromosome 17, fSclFor1.1, whole genome shotgun sequence containing:
- the clic3 gene encoding chloride intracellular channel protein 3; amino-acid sequence: MAAVPEIELFIKASDDGESVGNCPFCHRLFMILFLKGVNFTLTTVDMKRAPEVLKDLAPGSQPPFLIYNKEVHTDNNKIEEFLEATLAPPQYPKLGCRYKESNGAGDDIFHKFSAYIKNPNPGLNEMLEKKFLKSLVKLDQYLLTPLPYELDQNPNLSESKRKFLDGDSLTLADCNLLPKLHIVKVVCKKYRDFEIPAALQGLTRYLAEVYKQSEFRNTCPKDSEILLAYHSVAKFLKR
- the paxx gene encoding protein PAXX, whose product is MDHNTKSKYCTIVNKADKTKYLCFLHTKEGLLNVGLTNASDVWSTDFTGETLAQHMKEFRLKSLEGYFSKIRYACGNDSASVLLEDSGVVLRVGSAPGTLTLALPRLGDPEGREVLRDLLFKMADSLSHLDSTASVSPAKSQQRGYAEFEPRRQHTGPAVTARKRAPGDSLINPGMRRKRAATGVSFDDSDDL